The following are encoded together in the Capsulimonas corticalis genome:
- a CDS encoding Glu/Leu/Phe/Val family dehydrogenase, with amino-acid sequence MPETMMTTAEEMNSYQIALRQLENVAGILKLDAGTHAILQHPKRELTVHFPVKMDNGETQVFTGYRVQHNTSRGPAKGGLRFHPETDIDEVRALAMWMTWKCAIVNIPFGGAKGGVVCDPSKLSLGELEHLTRRYTSEISLLIGPDSDIPAPDVGTNGQVMAWLMDTYSMHAGHTVPAVVTGKPVSIGGSEGRIDATGLGVVMVTQQAARAQGRKLEGARVVVQGFGNVGGAAARIFHSRGAKVVAVSDYLGGVYNPDGLPIPELVAYSKANGSVAGFPGSEPVTNSEILELPCDILVPAALQNQITSSNAGKIRARMVVEGANGPTTPDADDILRERGITLIPDVLANAGGVTVSYFEWVQDIQSFFWSESQVNHRLGRVMTRAYEEVSAAAQTHNVDLRTAAYVVGVARVAEAAKMRGIYP; translated from the coding sequence ATGCCTGAGACAATGATGACAACGGCGGAAGAAATGAACTCCTATCAGATTGCCCTGCGGCAATTGGAGAACGTCGCCGGTATTCTCAAACTGGATGCCGGGACACATGCGATTTTACAGCATCCTAAGCGAGAGCTGACGGTGCACTTTCCGGTCAAGATGGACAATGGCGAGACGCAGGTATTTACGGGATACCGTGTCCAGCACAACACCAGTCGAGGCCCGGCCAAAGGCGGCCTGCGCTTCCATCCGGAAACGGATATCGACGAGGTGCGCGCGCTCGCGATGTGGATGACCTGGAAGTGCGCGATTGTGAACATTCCCTTCGGCGGCGCCAAAGGCGGCGTCGTGTGCGATCCCTCCAAACTTTCCCTCGGCGAGCTCGAACACCTGACCCGGCGCTACACTTCGGAAATCAGCCTCCTGATCGGCCCCGACAGCGATATTCCCGCTCCGGACGTTGGCACCAACGGACAGGTCATGGCGTGGCTGATGGACACCTACTCCATGCATGCGGGCCACACCGTGCCGGCCGTGGTGACGGGCAAGCCGGTCAGTATCGGCGGCTCCGAAGGACGTATCGACGCGACCGGCCTCGGCGTCGTGATGGTGACCCAGCAGGCCGCCCGCGCGCAGGGGCGTAAACTCGAAGGCGCGCGCGTCGTCGTGCAGGGCTTCGGCAATGTCGGCGGCGCGGCCGCGCGCATCTTCCATTCGCGCGGCGCGAAAGTCGTCGCGGTTTCAGACTACCTCGGCGGCGTCTACAATCCCGATGGGCTGCCGATCCCCGAACTCGTCGCGTACAGCAAGGCCAACGGCAGCGTCGCCGGCTTCCCCGGCTCCGAGCCGGTCACCAACTCCGAGATCCTGGAGCTGCCCTGCGACATCCTGGTTCCCGCCGCCCTGCAAAACCAGATCACCAGCTCCAACGCCGGCAAAATCCGCGCCCGCATGGTGGTAGAGGGAGCCAACGGCCCCACTACGCCCGACGCCGACGACATCCTGCGCGAACGCGGGATCACCCTGATCCCCGACGTCCTCGCCAACGCCGGCGGCGTCACCGTCTCGTACTTCGAATGGGTCCAGGACATCCAATCGTTCTTCTGGAGCGAATCCCAGGTCAACCATCGCCTCGGCCGCGTCATGACCCGCGCCTACGAAGAAGTCAGCGCCGCGGCGCAAACGCACAACGTCGACCTGCGCACGGCGGCCTATGTCGTCGGCGTGGCGCGAGTAGCCGAAGCCGCGAAGATGCGCGGGATTTATCCGTAG
- a CDS encoding rod shape-determining protein, which translates to MLNVFRRFAGRFSRDMGIDLGTANTLVHVRGRGVLLREPSVVAINRHTNEVLHVGEEAKRMIGRTPGSVIAIRPLKDGVIADFDQTERMLRYFIEKVHRRKNFFHPVVVVGIPSGITEVEHRAVKEATKKAGAKEVYLIEEPMAAAIGAGLPVSEPIGSMIVDIGGGTSEVAVITFGAFAAARSIRVAGDEIDEAIVNYVRQVFNLYIGDRTAEECKIAIGSAYKLEQELTMEVRGRDLVTGLPRSATISSVEVREAIAEPINAIVETVKETLEDTPPELAADIMDHGIVLAGGGALLRGLDKLISRETGMPVHIAPDPLSCVVLGTGKYLESIQSNSNLRNVQLTEMRLGGAAYSGR; encoded by the coding sequence ATGTTAAATGTGTTCCGGCGTTTCGCTGGTCGGTTCTCGCGCGACATGGGTATCGACCTCGGTACCGCCAACACACTCGTCCATGTCCGTGGACGTGGTGTTTTGCTGCGCGAGCCCAGTGTTGTGGCGATCAACCGCCACACCAATGAAGTCTTACATGTTGGCGAAGAAGCCAAGCGGATGATCGGCCGTACGCCGGGAAGCGTCATCGCCATCCGTCCGCTCAAAGACGGCGTTATCGCCGATTTCGATCAGACCGAGCGCATGCTGCGCTATTTTATTGAGAAAGTCCATCGCCGCAAGAACTTCTTCCACCCGGTGGTCGTCGTCGGCATCCCTTCGGGCATCACCGAAGTGGAGCACCGCGCCGTCAAGGAAGCGACGAAGAAGGCGGGCGCCAAGGAAGTCTATCTGATCGAAGAGCCGATGGCGGCCGCGATCGGGGCTGGCTTGCCTGTTTCGGAGCCGATCGGCTCGATGATCGTGGACATCGGCGGCGGCACCTCGGAAGTCGCGGTCATTACCTTCGGCGCGTTCGCCGCCGCCCGGTCGATCCGCGTGGCCGGCGATGAGATCGACGAAGCTATTGTCAACTATGTCCGCCAGGTGTTCAATCTGTATATCGGCGACCGCACGGCCGAGGAGTGCAAGATCGCGATTGGCTCGGCGTACAAACTCGAGCAGGAGCTGACCATGGAGGTGCGCGGGCGCGACCTCGTGACGGGGCTGCCGCGCTCGGCGACCATTTCGTCGGTGGAGGTGCGCGAGGCCATCGCCGAACCCATCAACGCCATTGTGGAAACGGTCAAGGAGACTCTAGAGGATACCCCTCCGGAGCTCGCCGCCGATATCATGGATCACGGCATCGTGCTTGCGGGCGGAGGAGCGCTCCTGCGCGGCCTCGATAAACTGATCTCCCGCGAGACCGGAATGCCCGTGCACATCGCGCCGGATCCACTGTCTTGCGTGGTGCTTGGCACCGGGAAGTACTTGGAGAGCATCCAGAGTAATTCCAACCTCCGCAACGTCCAACTGACCGAAATGCGGTTGGGGGGAGCAGCTTACTCAGGAAGGTAA
- a CDS encoding YciI family protein, producing the protein MSDFIFLYRMEGRSAEPDEMRRRMDHWMAWMKDLSDRGYIKDYGQPLELGGKVLQGGERTTVLDGPYAETKDLVCGFTIVEARDLDHAAELAGGCPVLAGGGMVEVRPVLKLRD; encoded by the coding sequence ATGAGCGATTTCATATTTCTCTACCGCATGGAAGGCCGGTCGGCGGAGCCCGACGAGATGCGGCGACGAATGGACCACTGGATGGCTTGGATGAAGGATCTGAGCGATCGCGGATACATCAAGGATTACGGACAGCCGCTGGAGCTCGGCGGTAAAGTTTTGCAGGGGGGAGAGCGAACGACGGTGCTGGACGGTCCTTACGCCGAGACCAAAGACCTGGTCTGCGGCTTTACGATCGTCGAAGCGCGCGATCTAGACCACGCCGCCGAGCTGGCCGGGGGCTGCCCCGTCCTCGCGGGCGGCGGCATGGTGGAGGTGCGGCCGGTCTTGAAGCTGAGAGATTAA
- the mreC gene encoding rod shape-determining protein MreC, translating to MPRPARDNQRGIALLTALLLCGALNAIHHQRQRRNQPDPVSGVVRDAALIPAQTVTVQVAQWWRMHVGSLFVGPQLAQRNRALGEQVLALSGENKQLLAAQQENNRLRALLNFEQKSPRPLLAAEVTALKPVPHSETITLNRGSTSGVKLRTIAIAPNGALIGQVLDVSSRSCTVLMLTDAGSSVGAQVRARGVAKPPIGVCQGTGDSIHLTYLKSDDDVRPGDLVTTSGLGGVFPADIPIGTVVSIQNDATRSIKTAVVRPNAYFDSLEEAFLIR from the coding sequence ATGCCGAGGCCCGCGCGCGACAACCAACGAGGGATCGCGTTGCTGACGGCGCTGCTGCTTTGCGGCGCGCTGAACGCGATCCACCATCAGCGGCAGCGCCGCAACCAGCCGGATCCCGTATCCGGCGTGGTGCGCGACGCCGCGCTGATCCCCGCCCAAACCGTCACCGTGCAAGTCGCGCAGTGGTGGCGTATGCACGTCGGCTCCCTCTTTGTCGGTCCGCAGCTCGCCCAGCGCAATCGCGCCCTTGGCGAACAAGTCCTGGCGCTGTCGGGCGAAAACAAGCAGCTTCTCGCGGCGCAGCAGGAAAACAACCGATTGCGGGCGCTGCTCAATTTCGAGCAGAAATCCCCGCGTCCCTTGCTCGCCGCCGAAGTGACCGCCTTAAAGCCCGTTCCCCATTCGGAGACCATCACGCTGAACCGGGGCTCGACCAGCGGGGTCAAGCTGCGGACGATCGCGATCGCCCCGAACGGCGCGCTAATCGGCCAGGTCCTCGATGTTTCCTCCCGCTCGTGCACGGTCCTGATGCTGACGGACGCCGGCAGCAGCGTCGGCGCGCAGGTCCGCGCCCGCGGCGTCGCCAAGCCGCCGATCGGCGTCTGTCAGGGCACGGGCGACTCGATCCATCTGACTTACTTGAAAAGCGATGATGACGTTAGGCCCGGCGATCTCGTGACCACTTCCGGACTGGGCGGCGTCTTCCCCGCCGATATTCCGATTGGAACCGTCGTCTCCATTCAAAACGACGCCACACGGTCCATCAAGACGGCCGTCGTTCGCCCCAACGCCTATTTCGATAGTCTCGAAGAAGCCTTTTTGATCCGATGA
- the mreD gene encoding rod shape-determining protein MreD codes for MTEANMTSGRQTFIVALCILLAHVLQGRVSQAIAIRGAHPDFPLIVLACGATLLGGARGTMVGLWSGLLTGAVASVNYGSFLASRTLAGAFAGNLQRSMIRDSIVVPPLVVLSTTVVAEFIYAVMAPNAWLHHWRLWLRDTGGELVYNMVLSYPIYFLLRKMRIGHKVEDPFALRS; via the coding sequence ATGACCGAGGCGAATATGACGTCCGGGCGCCAAACGTTTATCGTGGCGCTCTGCATCCTCCTGGCCCATGTGCTCCAGGGGCGTGTTTCGCAGGCGATCGCCATCCGAGGCGCGCACCCCGACTTCCCCTTGATTGTCCTCGCCTGCGGCGCGACGCTGCTGGGCGGCGCGCGCGGCACGATGGTTGGCCTGTGGAGCGGGCTCCTGACCGGCGCCGTCGCCAGCGTCAACTATGGATCCTTCCTCGCCAGCCGCACCCTCGCCGGCGCCTTCGCGGGCAATCTCCAGCGCAGCATGATTCGCGACAGCATCGTCGTTCCGCCCCTCGTGGTGCTGTCGACGACGGTCGTCGCCGAGTTTATCTACGCCGTGATGGCGCCCAACGCCTGGCTGCACCACTGGCGTCTCTGGCTGCGCGACACGGGCGGCGAGCTTGTCTACAATATGGTTTTATCCTATCCCATTTACTTTCTGCTGCGAAAAATGCGAATCGGGCATAAAGTTGAGGATCCATTTGCGCTCCGGTCGTGA
- a CDS encoding RICIN domain-containing protein, which produces MKLPLFSRGMLALAALLSFALTLGCPQGARAAYTALYGSDGNDFYQFTGSSAVSGLKSSGWNGLILFALSVKSNGDITYSGNTLVTGGSYVGASNWGANVTALKTPPTTVYRYEVCIGGWGDASFTNIKNLIASQGTGSGSILYRNFQALKNAVPGIDAINYDDEQTYDVGSATSFGQMVNALGYKVSLAPYTNQSYWVQVKHNLGGGCDIVYLQCYSGGAGNDPGNWNSAFGNGFHVMGGIESNNHSSTPFFNWAVGNGMTGGFYWPDVAWGPGSNWGVSEILNGIGIPNSGGHMFQLGNLNSGLVLNAATSSNGNPATGDHINQWTSVNDNQIWTLTCTDLNSNFWANHWTLTYYTGSTEALSTTTQAQGGAYQLYPWYNGNSQKFTLTPSSSWPGYYSVTFLDGFAMDDQWGNTGVGTPVQEWTPNSSNAQLWQLRFNPQTGY; this is translated from the coding sequence ATGAAATTGCCCCTTTTCTCGCGGGGGATGCTTGCCCTCGCCGCGCTCCTGTCCTTCGCGCTCACGCTTGGCTGCCCCCAGGGCGCTCGCGCCGCTTATACGGCGCTTTATGGATCGGACGGGAACGACTTCTATCAATTCACCGGCTCCTCCGCCGTCTCCGGTCTCAAAAGCTCGGGGTGGAATGGCTTGATCTTGTTCGCCTTGAGCGTAAAAAGCAATGGCGATATCACGTATAGCGGCAACACGCTGGTCACCGGCGGCAGCTATGTGGGAGCGTCCAACTGGGGCGCGAACGTCACCGCGCTGAAGACACCGCCGACCACGGTCTATCGCTATGAGGTCTGTATTGGAGGGTGGGGCGACGCGAGCTTCACCAACATCAAGAACCTGATCGCGTCTCAGGGGACTGGCTCCGGCAGTATCCTTTACCGAAACTTCCAGGCGCTCAAAAATGCGGTCCCTGGGATTGACGCCATCAACTATGACGACGAGCAGACCTACGATGTCGGCTCCGCCACGAGCTTCGGACAGATGGTGAACGCGCTGGGGTATAAAGTGTCGCTCGCTCCGTACACGAACCAAAGCTACTGGGTGCAGGTCAAGCATAATCTGGGCGGCGGCTGCGATATCGTTTACCTCCAGTGCTACAGCGGCGGCGCGGGCAACGATCCGGGCAATTGGAACTCCGCGTTCGGCAATGGATTCCATGTCATGGGCGGCATCGAAAGCAACAACCACTCCTCGACTCCCTTCTTTAACTGGGCGGTCGGCAATGGCATGACCGGAGGGTTTTACTGGCCGGATGTCGCCTGGGGGCCTGGCTCAAATTGGGGTGTTTCAGAAATCCTGAACGGCATCGGCATTCCCAATAGCGGCGGCCATATGTTCCAGCTGGGCAATCTGAACAGTGGATTGGTTTTGAATGCGGCCACGAGCAGCAACGGCAATCCCGCCACCGGCGATCACATCAACCAGTGGACAAGCGTCAACGACAACCAGATTTGGACACTGACCTGTACAGATTTGAACAGCAACTTTTGGGCGAATCATTGGACATTGACGTACTACACCGGCAGTACGGAGGCGCTGTCCACCACAACGCAGGCTCAGGGCGGCGCATATCAGCTTTACCCCTGGTACAACGGCAACAGCCAGAAATTCACCCTCACGCCGTCCTCGAGCTGGCCGGGCTATTACTCGGTTACATTCCTCGACGGCTTCGCTATGGACGATCAGTGGGGCAACACGGGCGTCGGAACTCCCGTTCAGGAGTGGACGCCGAACAGCTCGAACGCCCAGTTGTGGCAGCTGCGGTTCAATCCGCAGACGGGATATTGA
- a CDS encoding dihydropteroate synthase, producing MISLPELIVGQRINSSSKSVADALRSRDAAFLQTLARSQAASGARALDINVSAACARAEEPELLSWAANAVQEVSDLPLCLDSGDVCSLADAGRQCRVAPIVNSLSPDQIDDGALDRFDLRRPGQRFVVLCTRRDLAMDAASRLSWAEYAANRLFERGVSEEALIFDPLMFPLPSGAAIAEATFETMRGLRERWPNAGILCAAGNYSHGMRRRSAAERECIRLARSAGADVFLCDPAVFVSISH from the coding sequence ATGATATCCCTTCCGGAACTGATCGTCGGCCAGCGAATCAACAGCAGCTCGAAATCCGTCGCGGACGCCCTGCGCTCCCGCGACGCGGCGTTCCTTCAGACTCTGGCGCGATCGCAGGCGGCATCGGGCGCGCGGGCGCTGGATATCAACGTCTCCGCCGCCTGCGCGCGCGCCGAGGAGCCCGAGCTGCTGTCCTGGGCCGCGAACGCCGTTCAGGAGGTCAGCGATCTGCCGCTCTGCCTGGACAGCGGCGATGTGTGTTCTCTGGCGGACGCCGGTCGCCAGTGCCGTGTCGCGCCGATTGTCAACTCTCTTTCTCCCGACCAGATCGATGACGGCGCTTTGGACCGTTTCGACCTGCGCCGGCCGGGACAGCGTTTCGTGGTGCTGTGTACGCGCCGCGATCTCGCCATGGACGCGGCGTCGCGTCTTTCGTGGGCAGAGTACGCCGCCAATCGCCTTTTCGAACGGGGCGTATCCGAAGAGGCGCTGATTTTCGATCCGCTGATGTTCCCGCTGCCGTCGGGCGCGGCGATTGCCGAAGCCACGTTTGAGACGATGCGTGGTTTGCGTGAACGCTGGCCCAATGCGGGTATCCTCTGCGCGGCGGGAAATTATTCGCACGGGATGCGCCGCCGGAGCGCGGCGGAGCGGGAGTGCATCCGGCTTGCCCGTTCCGCAGGAGCCGATGTCTTTCTGTGCGATCCCGCCGTATTTGTGTCCATTTCCCATTAA
- a CDS encoding RNA polymerase sigma factor produces the protein MEPIDHLFRRESGRMVSVLTRIFGVHNLALAEDVVQDAFCRAVEVWKFRGAPENPAAWLMATAKNRAIDMLRRERTALACAPELGRLIEREGDIAPALEELFERRPIQDDSLRLMFSCCHPKLPGTAQVALVLHLLCGFSVGEIASAFFCKCAAMEKRLTRTKKTLAGSHQLFDLTDSDFRTRLDAVHQALYLLFNEGYHGAHTQSAVRGELCAEALRLAGLLHESPLTALPSTYALSALMRLHAARLPGRIDHAGELSSLFDQDRSRWDPVLISEGLRLLDLAATGVQISVYHIEAAIASLHATAPSADETDWPHIASLYGVLMTIAPSPVVALNRAIAIAQYAGPERGLDEIHAIASADRLAAYPFYHAALGELEARCGRGEIAREHYEKATKFARNAMERRFIAQRGAALTPRPPLPILGEGESEGIF, from the coding sequence ATGGAGCCGATCGATCATCTCTTCCGGCGCGAATCGGGGCGAATGGTTTCCGTCCTGACCCGCATCTTCGGAGTGCACAATCTGGCGCTGGCGGAAGACGTCGTGCAGGACGCCTTCTGCCGCGCGGTGGAGGTGTGGAAATTTCGAGGCGCGCCCGAAAATCCCGCCGCCTGGCTCATGGCGACGGCGAAAAACCGCGCCATCGACATGCTTCGCCGCGAGCGGACGGCCCTCGCCTGCGCCCCGGAGCTTGGACGCTTGATCGAACGCGAGGGCGATATCGCCCCAGCGCTGGAGGAGCTGTTCGAGCGCCGCCCGATTCAGGACGATAGCCTGCGTCTGATGTTTTCCTGCTGCCATCCGAAATTGCCGGGGACCGCGCAAGTGGCGCTGGTGCTGCACCTGCTCTGCGGTTTCAGCGTTGGGGAGATCGCCAGCGCCTTTTTCTGCAAGTGCGCCGCGATGGAAAAACGGCTGACGCGGACGAAGAAGACGCTGGCCGGCTCACACCAGCTCTTTGACCTAACCGACAGCGACTTCCGCACGCGACTGGACGCCGTCCACCAGGCGCTCTATCTGCTGTTCAACGAAGGCTACCACGGCGCGCACACGCAGTCCGCCGTACGCGGCGAACTCTGCGCCGAAGCCCTGCGCCTCGCCGGTCTCCTTCACGAAAGCCCGCTCACCGCGCTCCCATCCACGTACGCTCTTTCCGCGCTCATGCGCCTGCATGCGGCGCGCCTGCCCGGACGCATCGATCACGCCGGTGAGCTGAGCTCGCTCTTCGATCAAGACCGCTCCCGCTGGGATCCAGTCCTCATTTCCGAGGGCCTCCGCCTCCTCGATCTTGCCGCCACCGGCGTGCAGATCTCCGTCTACCACATCGAAGCCGCCATCGCCAGCCTGCACGCGACCGCTCCCAGCGCGGACGAAACCGACTGGCCGCACATCGCGTCCCTCTACGGCGTCCTGATGACGATCGCTCCCAGCCCGGTGGTCGCGCTCAACCGCGCCATCGCCATTGCGCAGTACGCCGGGCCGGAGCGAGGGCTAGACGAGATCCACGCCATCGCCAGCGCCGACCGGCTCGCCGCTTATCCGTTCTATCACGCCGCGCTGGGAGAATTGGAAGCCCGCTGCGGGCGGGGTGAGATAGCCCGAGAGCATTACGAAAAAGCGACCAAATTTGCACGCAATGCGATGGAGCGGCGGTTTATTGCGCAGAGGGGAGCGGCCCTCACCCCCCGGCCCCCTCTCCCAATTTTGGGAGAGGGGGAGTCAGAGGGGATTTTCTGA